A region from the Aquimarina sp. ERC-38 genome encodes:
- the dnaJ gene encoding molecular chaperone DnaJ has product MKEDYYDLLGISKNASAAEIKKAYRKKAIEYHPDKNPGDKTAEEKFKKAAEAYEVLSDPNKKARYDQFGHQAFEGGGGFGGGGMNMDDIFSQFGDIFGGGGFGGFGGFGGGGQRRVKGSNLRIRVKLDLNEIANGVEKKIKVKRKIQAKGTTYKTCGTCNGSGQVTRITNTILGRMQTASTCNVCGGAGQVIDHKPSDADQQGLIVSEETVSIKIPAGVEDGMQLKVSGKGNEAPGNGVAGDLLVAIEEKEHPNLQREGDNLHYDLYISFSEAALGASKEIDTVTGKVRIKIEEGVQSGKILRLRGKGIPSVNGYGRGDLLVHVNVWTPKTLNKEQKEFFERMAKDEHFMPNPDSKDKSFFEKVKDMFS; this is encoded by the coding sequence ATGAAGGAAGATTATTATGACCTTTTAGGTATTAGCAAAAACGCAAGTGCCGCAGAGATTAAAAAGGCGTATAGAAAGAAAGCAATTGAATATCATCCGGACAAAAACCCGGGAGATAAAACAGCCGAAGAAAAATTTAAGAAAGCTGCTGAAGCTTATGAAGTTTTAAGTGATCCTAATAAAAAAGCTCGATACGACCAGTTTGGTCATCAGGCTTTTGAAGGAGGCGGTGGCTTCGGTGGAGGTGGTATGAATATGGATGACATCTTCAGCCAGTTTGGTGATATCTTCGGAGGCGGCGGTTTTGGTGGTTTCGGAGGTTTTGGCGGCGGCGGTCAACGACGTGTTAAAGGAAGCAACCTCCGTATACGGGTAAAATTAGACCTTAATGAGATTGCTAACGGAGTTGAAAAGAAAATAAAAGTAAAACGTAAAATACAGGCCAAAGGAACTACCTATAAAACCTGCGGTACCTGTAACGGGAGCGGACAAGTCACTAGAATTACAAATACTATTCTCGGCCGAATGCAAACAGCCTCTACCTGTAATGTATGTGGAGGAGCAGGACAGGTTATTGACCATAAACCCAGTGATGCGGATCAGCAGGGCTTAATAGTTTCTGAAGAAACGGTAAGTATCAAAATACCGGCAGGAGTAGAAGACGGAATGCAATTAAAAGTGAGTGGTAAAGGAAACGAAGCTCCTGGCAACGGAGTGGCAGGCGACTTACTGGTAGCTATTGAAGAAAAAGAGCATCCTAACCTGCAAAGAGAAGGAGATAACCTTCATTATGACCTCTATATTAGCTTTTCAGAAGCTGCTTTAGGAGCTTCTAAAGAAATTGATACCGTTACTGGTAAAGTACGTATCAAAATTGAAGAAGGCGTACAAAGCGGAAAAATCCTCAGGCTTCGGGGGAAAGGAATTCCAAGTGTAAATGGATATGGCAGAGGTGATTTATTAGTGCACGTCAACGTTTGGACGCCTAAAACGCTCAATAAAGAACAAAAAGAGTTTTTTGAACGCATGGCAAAAGATGAACATTTTATGCCTAATCCGGATAGTAAAGACAAGTCGTTTTTTGAAAAAGTAAAAGATATGTTCTCATAA
- a CDS encoding ABC transporter ATP-binding protein — translation MNYLLDIQSARKQYGNYVALNDVSIQIPEGSIFGLLGPNGAGKTTLIRIINQITMPDQGAVLFNGEPLSPIHIKEIGYLPEERGLYKTMKVGEQALYLAQLKGLSKKEAKNRLKYWFDKFEITHWWDKKIQELSKGMAQKVQFIVTVLHKPKLLIFDEPFSGFDPINANLIKDEILLLQKEGATVIFSTHRMESVEELCDTIALIHKSNKILDGKVTDIKRTYKSNTFEIGLNTEDQDMVYIQLKDRFTVEKATFKTIDDLLKLKVTLSEGTSSNELIQLLSTKGQVQHFTEVIPSINDIFIQTISSHE, via the coding sequence ATGAACTATCTTCTCGATATACAAAGTGCTCGAAAACAGTACGGAAATTATGTCGCATTAAATGATGTTTCCATACAAATACCAGAAGGTAGCATTTTTGGATTACTAGGGCCAAACGGTGCAGGAAAAACTACGTTGATTAGAATTATCAATCAGATTACCATGCCTGACCAGGGTGCAGTCTTGTTTAACGGAGAACCTTTATCACCTATTCATATTAAAGAAATAGGCTACCTGCCCGAAGAGAGAGGGTTGTACAAAACCATGAAGGTAGGAGAACAAGCTTTATACCTGGCACAATTAAAAGGGCTATCAAAAAAAGAAGCAAAAAATCGCCTAAAATACTGGTTTGACAAATTTGAAATCACCCATTGGTGGGACAAAAAGATACAGGAACTTTCTAAGGGGATGGCGCAAAAAGTACAGTTTATCGTAACGGTATTGCACAAACCCAAACTTCTGATTTTTGACGAACCATTTAGTGGTTTTGACCCGATTAATGCCAATCTAATTAAAGACGAAATTTTATTATTACAAAAAGAAGGCGCAACGGTGATCTTTTCCACCCATCGTATGGAAAGTGTTGAAGAACTTTGTGATACCATTGCCTTAATCCATAAGTCCAATAAAATCCTGGACGGAAAGGTAACGGATATCAAGCGAACCTATAAATCCAATACTTTTGAGATTGGCTTGAATACGGAAGATCAGGATATGGTCTATATCCAGCTAAAAGATAGGTTTACAGTAGAGAAAGCTACCTTTAAAACCATTGACGATTTATTAAAGTTAAAGGTAACACTATCCGAAGGTACCAGTAGTAATGAGCTAATTCAATTACTAAGTACCAAAGGGCAGGTACAACACTTTACCGAGGTGATTCCCAGTATAAACGATATATTCATTCAAACCATTTCTAGCCATGAGTAA
- a CDS encoding sigma-54-dependent transcriptional regulator, which yields MAKILVIEDEAAIRRVLVKILSEENDQYQVIEAEDGLSGVEQIKNTDLDLVLCDIKMPKMDGVEVLETLRKMKPELPIVMISGHGDLDTAVQTMRLGAFDYISKPPDLNRLLNTVRIALDQNTLVAENKKLKKKVSKNYEMIGESKEISAIKNMIDKVSATDARVLITGGNGTGKELVAHWIHQKSERSKGPMIEVNCAAIPGELIESELFGHVKGAFTSANKDRAGKFEAANGGTIFLDEIGDMSLSAQAKVLRALQENKIQRVGSDRDIKVDVRVLAATNKDLKKEIADNKFREDLYHRLAVILIKVPALNERREDIPLLINYFSNKIAKEQGAPVKNFSDKAIKQLQQYDWTGNIRELRNVVERLIILGGTEVSEDDVKLFAAK from the coding sequence ATGGCAAAAATATTAGTAATAGAAGATGAAGCGGCAATCCGACGTGTTCTGGTTAAAATACTATCCGAAGAAAATGATCAATATCAGGTAATCGAAGCCGAAGACGGATTGTCAGGCGTTGAACAAATAAAGAATACTGATCTTGACCTGGTACTTTGTGATATTAAAATGCCCAAAATGGATGGAGTGGAAGTATTGGAAACCCTTAGGAAAATGAAACCGGAACTCCCGATAGTTATGATTTCGGGTCACGGAGACCTGGATACAGCGGTACAAACCATGCGATTAGGTGCTTTTGATTACATCTCAAAACCACCGGATTTAAACCGGTTACTCAATACGGTTCGTATTGCACTAGATCAAAATACACTGGTAGCTGAAAATAAAAAGCTGAAAAAGAAAGTATCTAAAAATTATGAAATGATTGGGGAATCTAAAGAAATTTCCGCAATCAAAAATATGATAGACAAGGTATCTGCTACGGATGCCAGGGTATTGATTACCGGTGGGAATGGTACCGGTAAAGAATTGGTTGCTCACTGGATTCATCAGAAAAGCGAACGTTCCAAAGGGCCTATGATTGAGGTAAATTGTGCCGCCATCCCCGGGGAGTTGATAGAAAGCGAATTGTTCGGACATGTTAAAGGAGCTTTTACTTCGGCTAATAAAGATCGGGCAGGTAAATTTGAAGCTGCAAACGGAGGAACTATCTTTCTAGATGAAATAGGGGATATGAGTTTATCCGCACAAGCTAAAGTACTTCGGGCCTTACAGGAAAATAAAATTCAGCGGGTAGGTAGTGATAGAGATATTAAAGTAGACGTACGGGTGTTAGCAGCGACTAATAAAGACTTAAAAAAGGAAATTGCCGATAATAAATTCAGAGAAGATTTATATCATCGCTTAGCGGTAATTTTGATTAAAGTACCTGCCTTAAATGAGCGACGTGAAGACATTCCTTTGCTAATTAATTATTTTTCGAATAAAATAGCCAAAGAACAAGGCGCACCGGTCAAAAATTTTTCGGATAAAGCCATTAAACAGCTACAGCAATATGACTGGACGGGTAATATTCGAGAACTGAGAAATGTAGTAGAGAGACTAATTATTTTAGGTGGAACAGAGGTGAGTGAAGATGACGTAAAGTTATTTGCGGCAAAATAA
- a CDS encoding ABC transporter permease, producing MSKLPLIIEREFIARVRNRTFVIMTFVSPLVIVGAIAVISWLSQVNKDETKKIAIVDETGLFAKDFDVINGITFVDYSAVPIEIAKDTVISNELYGLLYVPKKSNAKNIANSIQLFADESPDFRTLRSIEKVFEEKLTEQNYKDFQLDISAINQAKTEVDIQIQDFSGEKTSKIANLVKMAFGGIAGYLLLMFVVIYGNMVMRSVIEEKTNRIIEIIISSVKPFQLLLGKIIGTTLAGISQFIIWVIIGGLLLVGIQYFLGIEAQPDTLEQVSEIANQTGEGQQEKIKLIVQDILKLPLVALVVLFFLYFIGGYFLYSAIYAAIGAAVDSETDSQQFMPIVVVPLVLSFYVGAFSVVENPHGIVSNIFSYIPLTSPIVMLMRVPFGVSWWEVTLSLSILVLSIIGVVWLAAKIYRVGILMYGKKPSYKELAKWLKY from the coding sequence ATGAGTAAGTTACCTTTAATCATAGAGAGAGAATTTATTGCAAGGGTACGCAACCGGACTTTTGTAATCATGACTTTTGTAAGTCCGCTGGTTATTGTGGGAGCTATTGCAGTGATTTCCTGGTTATCACAGGTAAATAAAGATGAAACTAAAAAAATTGCAATTGTAGACGAAACCGGGTTATTTGCAAAAGATTTTGATGTGATTAATGGAATTACCTTTGTAGATTACAGTGCCGTACCTATAGAGATTGCAAAAGATACCGTGATCTCAAATGAACTGTACGGTTTACTTTACGTTCCAAAAAAGTCAAATGCAAAAAATATTGCAAATAGTATTCAATTATTTGCCGACGAATCACCGGATTTCAGAACCTTACGTAGCATTGAAAAAGTATTTGAAGAAAAACTCACCGAACAAAATTATAAGGATTTTCAACTGGATATTTCAGCGATCAACCAGGCAAAAACCGAGGTAGATATACAAATTCAGGATTTTTCAGGAGAAAAAACTTCAAAAATAGCAAATCTTGTTAAAATGGCCTTTGGGGGGATAGCCGGATACTTATTATTAATGTTTGTAGTGATCTATGGTAACATGGTAATGCGCTCGGTTATTGAAGAAAAAACCAATCGAATTATTGAAATCATTATTTCTTCGGTGAAACCCTTTCAATTATTATTAGGTAAAATTATTGGAACTACACTGGCCGGTATTTCGCAATTTATTATATGGGTAATCATTGGGGGATTGCTTCTTGTAGGGATTCAATATTTCTTAGGAATAGAAGCCCAGCCAGATACGTTGGAACAGGTCAGTGAAATCGCAAATCAAACTGGAGAAGGGCAACAGGAAAAAATAAAATTAATTGTACAGGATATATTAAAACTTCCGTTAGTTGCTCTGGTAGTTCTTTTCTTTCTGTATTTTATTGGAGGTTATTTTCTTTACAGTGCTATTTATGCGGCAATTGGCGCTGCGGTAGATAGCGAAACGGATTCTCAGCAATTTATGCCTATTGTAGTAGTGCCCTTGGTACTCTCGTTTTACGTAGGTGCATTCTCTGTAGTAGAAAATCCGCATGGCATTGTTTCTAATATATTTTCTTATATACCCTTAACTTCACCTATTGTCATGTTAATGCGGGTACCCTTTGGCGTAAGTTGGTGGGAAGTAACACTCTCCTTGAGTATATTAGTATTGTCAATTATCGGAGTTGTTTGGCTTGCAGCCAAAATATATAGGGTAGGGATTTTAATGTACGGTAAAAAACCAAGTTATAAAGAACTGGCAAAATGGCTTAAATATTAG
- a CDS encoding mechanosensitive ion channel family protein, producing MMFQEEITEQVKEVIQEDIWGSIKSFLQYEIFSIGSKKEPIVLTVGLLLLMVAVLIATSLLLKFTRKIVTRKLPYEDRVKFVSVFSFAKYFIYIIILLVTLDSIGFNITAVFAASAALLVGVGLALQTLIQDIISGIFIFIDQTVHVGDIIQLEDKVGRVEEIKLRTTRAVTIDNKVLVIPNHKYLTSTLYNWTQNGSITRESVEVGVAYGSDVQLVKKLLIESATHQEKVLKTPEPTVLFMDFGDSSLNFKLMFTINDSFQSSVLKSDIRFAIDKAFRKHAIEIPFPQRVVTMIQPVTSQTALSPKKETDT from the coding sequence ATGATGTTTCAAGAAGAAATCACCGAACAGGTTAAAGAGGTAATTCAGGAAGATATCTGGGGTTCCATAAAGTCTTTTCTTCAATATGAAATTTTTAGTATTGGCTCTAAAAAAGAACCGATTGTATTGACGGTAGGTTTGTTACTGCTGATGGTAGCAGTGTTGATTGCAACATCGCTATTATTAAAATTTACCAGAAAAATTGTTACTCGTAAATTACCCTACGAAGACCGGGTCAAATTTGTTTCCGTTTTCTCCTTTGCCAAATACTTTATATACATTATCATTTTGCTGGTGACCCTGGACAGTATCGGGTTCAATATCACGGCAGTTTTTGCCGCCTCTGCTGCGCTTCTGGTGGGTGTAGGTTTGGCTTTACAAACCCTGATTCAGGATATTATTTCCGGAATCTTTATTTTTATCGATCAAACGGTTCATGTAGGAGATATTATTCAGTTAGAAGATAAAGTAGGTAGGGTAGAAGAAATAAAATTACGTACCACCCGGGCGGTAACTATAGATAATAAGGTATTGGTAATTCCCAATCATAAATACCTGACTTCTACGTTGTATAACTGGACACAGAATGGATCCATTACTCGGGAATCGGTAGAAGTAGGAGTGGCATACGGCAGTGACGTACAATTAGTAAAAAAACTATTGATTGAATCAGCAACTCACCAGGAAAAAGTATTAAAAACCCCGGAACCTACGGTTTTATTTATGGATTTTGGAGATAGTTCCCTTAATTTCAAATTAATGTTTACGATTAATGATAGCTTTCAGTCTAGCGTACTTAAAAGTGATATTCGCTTTGCTATCGACAAAGCTTTTAGAAAACATGCTATTGAGATTCCGTTCCCGCAAAGAGTGGTAACCATGATTCAACCTGTCACATCACAAACAGCACTTAGTCCTAAAAAGGAAACAGATACATAA
- a CDS encoding nucleotide exchange factor GrpE: MSKKDNKQKDLADQVEEVLDTAIDDIEDSKGESEDGEKEEGLQEQVQKEKDKFLRLFAEFENYKKRTSKERIELFKTAGQEVLQSMIPVLDDFDRAWKEIEKSEDENLVTGVKLIHNKLKETLNSKGLSEMKIEVGDTFNADAHEAITQIPAPSEDLKGKIVDVIEKGYQLGDKIIRFPKVVTGQ, encoded by the coding sequence ATGAGTAAAAAAGATAACAAACAAAAAGACTTGGCGGATCAGGTAGAAGAAGTACTTGATACTGCAATAGATGATATAGAAGATAGTAAAGGTGAAAGCGAAGATGGCGAGAAAGAAGAAGGTTTACAAGAACAGGTTCAAAAGGAGAAAGACAAATTTTTAAGATTGTTTGCCGAATTTGAGAATTATAAAAAACGAACTTCTAAAGAACGAATTGAGCTATTTAAAACCGCCGGACAAGAAGTTTTGCAATCTATGATACCGGTGCTGGACGATTTTGACCGGGCGTGGAAAGAAATAGAAAAATCAGAAGATGAAAATCTGGTTACCGGAGTAAAGTTAATCCATAATAAATTAAAAGAAACTTTAAATAGTAAAGGCCTTTCTGAAATGAAAATAGAGGTAGGAGATACCTTTAATGCAGATGCGCATGAAGCCATTACCCAGATACCGGCTCCTAGTGAAGATTTAAAGGGTAAAATTGTAGATGTAATAGAAAAAGGATATCAGTTAGGAGATAAAATCATACGTTTTCCTAAAGTGGTAACCGGGCAATAA